From the genome of Nicotiana sylvestris chromosome 2, ASM39365v2, whole genome shotgun sequence, one region includes:
- the LOC138885681 gene encoding uncharacterized protein, producing the protein MARTMLLSSKLPHNFWAKAVNTAYYIINRCMTRPLIEKTPYELLKGRKQNISHLREFGCKCFVHNNGKGSLKESVYAVFDETNILSKRQEHEDEAIGLVKDLTEASAQVKVAPKEGTGNETSSSIQGNLTGGTDRRGIETNPLKKPVHDPVPQQQNMGETSSKNQLVVTSQMDVKSAFLNGYLKEEVFVKQPPGFESKECPEHVYKLDKALYGLKQDPRA; encoded by the exons atggctaggactatgcttctttctagtaaactgccccacaaCTTCTGGGCAAAGGCTGTGAACACTGCATattacattatcaatagatgcatgactagacctcttatagagaagactccctatgagttacttaaagggagaaaacaaaatatatcccatcttagggaatttggatgcaagtgctttgtgcacaataatggaaaaggcTCCCTaa AAGAAAGTGTATATGCagtgtttgatgaaactaacattctttctaagagacaggaacatgaagatgaagccattggattggtaaaggatttgactgaagcctcagcacaagttaaagtggcaccaaaagaaggaacaggtaaTGAAACAAGTTCTTCCattcagggcaacctgacagggggaactgatcgAAGAGGAATTGAAACAAACCCTCTAAAAAAAcctgttcatgaccctgttcctcagcaacagaacatgggagagaCATCTAGCAAAAACCAGTTGGTTgtaacctcacaa atggatgtcaaaagtgccttcctgaatggttacctgaaagaagaagtgtttgtgaaacaacctccagggtttgagagcaaggaatgtcctgagcatgtgtacaaattagacaaggctctctatggactcaagcaggatCCAAGAGCATGa